One Methylocaldum marinum DNA window includes the following coding sequences:
- a CDS encoding glycosyltransferase family 4 protein: MANPKIIFVNRYFYPDHSATSQMLSDLSFDLARDGYSVSIVTSRQLYDRANAALASDERVGNVQISRIWTTRFGRGGLLGRAVDYASFYVSAFWMLWRASTRGDVIVAKTDPPLISVVCALAAALRGGVLVNWIQDLFPEVATELDVKAVGPATPLARRLRNWSLRRAACNVVLGELMAQKLGEQKIGAESVRIIPNWADGDHINPLAREDNGLRREWALENKFVVGYSGNLGRAHEFYTILRAAEILRDRDDGVVLLFIGGGAQQTALEQWIDAHNLTNVLFRPYQPKEKLALSLSVPDVHLVCLKPGLEGLIVPSKFYGIAAAGRPTLFVGDPDGEIPRVLNAVNCGYAVRPGDPEGLVKLILALKSDSEACREMGLRARAEFERRFNRPRAVAAWKNLLDSFGLEKGVENPSSDYSRTV; this comes from the coding sequence ATGGCTAACCCAAAGATTATTTTCGTCAACCGGTACTTTTACCCCGACCACTCCGCGACCAGTCAAATGCTGAGTGATCTTTCATTCGATCTTGCGCGAGACGGCTATTCGGTCAGCATCGTTACCAGTCGTCAGCTTTACGACCGGGCTAACGCAGCCTTGGCCAGTGACGAGCGTGTAGGCAATGTTCAGATCTCACGAATCTGGACTACGCGGTTCGGCCGGGGCGGGTTGCTGGGCCGGGCCGTGGATTATGCAAGTTTTTATGTCTCCGCCTTTTGGATGTTGTGGCGAGCGAGCACGAGGGGCGATGTCATTGTCGCGAAGACGGACCCGCCGCTGATCTCGGTCGTTTGCGCGCTGGCCGCGGCTCTTCGCGGCGGCGTTTTGGTTAACTGGATTCAGGATTTATTTCCCGAGGTGGCGACGGAACTCGACGTGAAAGCAGTCGGTCCCGCCACGCCTCTGGCCCGTCGACTGCGGAACTGGTCTCTGCGCAGAGCGGCGTGCAACGTGGTGTTGGGCGAACTGATGGCGCAAAAGCTCGGGGAGCAGAAGATCGGCGCGGAGAGTGTCCGGATTATCCCCAACTGGGCGGACGGCGACCACATTAATCCCTTGGCGCGTGAAGACAATGGATTGCGTCGCGAATGGGCGCTCGAAAACAAGTTCGTCGTCGGTTATTCCGGAAACCTTGGAAGGGCGCACGAGTTTTACACCATTCTACGAGCTGCCGAGATCCTTCGGGACCGGGATGATGGCGTGGTGCTCCTGTTTATAGGCGGCGGCGCGCAGCAAACCGCATTGGAGCAATGGATCGATGCGCACAATCTGACGAACGTGTTGTTCAGGCCGTACCAGCCTAAAGAGAAACTCGCACTCAGCCTCTCGGTCCCGGACGTTCATCTCGTTTGTCTCAAACCCGGTCTGGAAGGTTTGATCGTCCCGAGCAAATTCTACGGAATCGCGGCCGCGGGCAGGCCGACCCTATTCGTGGGCGACCCCGACGGCGAAATACCTAGAGTGCTGAACGCGGTGAATTGCGGCTATGCCGTCCGCCCCGGAGATCCGGAAGGGCTTGTTAAGCTGATTTTGGCGCTGAAATCCGATTCCGAAGCGTGTCGAGAAATGGGGCTCAGAGCCAGGGCCGAGTTCGAGAGGCGGTTCAATCGCCCGAGGGCGGTGGCGGCATGGAAGAACCTATTGGATTCTTTCGGACTCGAAAAGGGTGTCGAGAATCCGAGCTCAGACTATTCGAGGACGGTTTGA
- a CDS encoding YdcF family protein, which yields MKHEDRESQSYSMGVVSRSREVVGFKCIGWLGLLLLLTLGLALGSKAGDFLALEPNAPRHGADLLVVLGGGWNARTAAGGALMLDGWAPRVLLTGIPKTRNNNGEPLDHPRYSDLLALGVSKELILLDGSARNTWAEAHLIRDVLDENGWRSVLIVSDPPHFRRLQWVCRRVFGGSNIDYQLIASRPNWWNPDLWWKNKTSASFVFKEFVKLLYYYVKYA from the coding sequence TTGAAGCATGAAGACCGTGAATCGCAGAGTTATTCGATGGGGGTTGTAAGTCGCAGCCGCGAGGTTGTCGGTTTTAAGTGTATCGGATGGTTAGGCCTGTTGCTCCTGTTGACCCTAGGCTTGGCGCTCGGCTCGAAAGCGGGAGATTTTCTGGCGCTCGAACCAAACGCTCCTCGACACGGCGCCGATTTGCTCGTTGTCCTGGGCGGCGGCTGGAATGCCCGTACGGCGGCCGGCGGAGCCTTGATGCTGGACGGGTGGGCTCCGCGCGTCCTACTGACAGGAATACCGAAAACGCGCAACAACAACGGTGAGCCCCTGGATCACCCGAGATATAGCGATCTTCTCGCGCTGGGAGTTTCAAAAGAGCTGATCCTCTTGGATGGTTCCGCACGAAACACCTGGGCAGAGGCGCACCTAATTCGGGATGTACTTGATGAAAACGGTTGGCGCAGCGTGCTTATCGTTTCGGACCCGCCTCATTTCCGCCGGCTCCAATGGGTTTGCCGGCGGGTGTTCGGTGGTTCTAACATCGATTATCAGCTGATTGCTAGCCGGCCGAATTGGTGGAACCCAGATCTATGGTGGAAAAACAAAACTTCGGCTTCGTTCGTATTTAAAGAGTTCGTAAAACTTTTATATTACTACGTTAAATATGCTTGA
- the xrtD gene encoding VPLPA-CTERM-specific exosortase XrtD, with protein sequence MVATDSKIELWDIGPRFWLWSGVLFGISVYIFFDGLKILVGNWTSSEEYSHGLLIPFITAFLIWQKKNELARLPFEGSWIGFGIVALGLGLYFLGELATLYIIVQYAFLVVLLGLVLAVTGTKIFKQVWIPLLFLFFAIPLPNFLYQGLSSKLQLLSSALGVSFIRACDISVYLEGNVIDLGSYKLQVVEACNGLRYLFPLMSLAFMCAYFFKGALWKRGVIFLSSIPITILMNSFRIGIIGVMVEYWGQSMAEGFLHDFEGWAIFMACTGLLVGEMWLLARIGKEPRPLLEVFGLTFPEPLPKSTKFRSQALPRQFWSVFGLSVAALVGAQFLQHRSELVPSRAEFIDFPMQLADWTARRETMEQQYVDALKFDDYILANYTREGSIPVNFYSAYYANQRKGESIHSPRSCIPGGGWQIKSLETVNADVSGVGGNPLRINRLVIQKGDDRQLVYYWFQQRGRNLTNEYSVKWYLFWDALTLNRTDGALVRLTTYLPRGEDLAKGEARLDAFLSVLQPQLSRYIPD encoded by the coding sequence ATGGTTGCAACAGATTCGAAGATTGAATTGTGGGATATCGGGCCTAGGTTTTGGCTGTGGTCCGGCGTTTTGTTCGGGATATCGGTATATATATTTTTCGATGGACTTAAGATCCTGGTTGGGAACTGGACGAGCAGCGAAGAATACAGCCACGGTCTTTTGATTCCGTTCATTACCGCTTTCCTGATTTGGCAGAAGAAAAACGAGTTGGCCAGACTGCCGTTTGAAGGGTCGTGGATCGGCTTCGGTATTGTCGCCCTGGGGTTGGGGCTTTATTTCCTGGGTGAACTGGCGACGCTCTATATCATCGTCCAGTATGCCTTCCTCGTGGTTTTGTTAGGCCTTGTTCTGGCGGTAACGGGGACGAAGATATTCAAGCAAGTCTGGATACCGTTGTTGTTCCTGTTTTTCGCGATTCCGCTGCCCAATTTTCTCTATCAAGGCCTGTCGAGCAAGCTGCAGCTGTTGTCCTCGGCGCTTGGCGTCTCTTTCATTCGGGCCTGTGACATCAGCGTATACCTCGAGGGGAACGTCATCGATCTGGGCTCGTACAAACTTCAAGTGGTTGAAGCCTGCAACGGATTGCGGTATCTCTTTCCCCTGATGAGCCTGGCGTTCATGTGCGCCTATTTCTTCAAGGGGGCATTGTGGAAACGAGGCGTGATTTTTCTTTCCAGCATTCCAATCACGATACTGATGAACAGTTTCCGCATTGGCATCATCGGAGTCATGGTCGAATACTGGGGGCAATCGATGGCGGAGGGCTTCCTGCACGATTTTGAAGGCTGGGCCATCTTCATGGCCTGCACCGGGCTGCTCGTCGGAGAAATGTGGCTACTCGCGAGGATAGGAAAGGAGCCGCGGCCGCTGCTCGAGGTTTTCGGCCTGACCTTCCCGGAACCGCTGCCCAAGAGCACGAAATTCCGGTCGCAGGCACTTCCTCGCCAATTCTGGTCGGTGTTCGGGTTATCCGTTGCAGCATTGGTGGGAGCTCAATTCTTACAGCACAGGAGTGAGCTTGTTCCCTCCCGTGCCGAGTTCATCGACTTTCCGATGCAGTTGGCCGATTGGACCGCCCGGCGCGAGACGATGGAGCAGCAATACGTCGACGCACTCAAATTCGACGATTATATTCTCGCCAACTATACCCGCGAGGGATCGATACCGGTCAACTTCTACTCAGCCTATTATGCAAATCAGCGCAAGGGGGAGTCCATCCATTCGCCCCGCTCGTGCATTCCGGGTGGCGGCTGGCAGATCAAATCGCTAGAGACCGTCAACGCGGATGTTTCCGGCGTGGGGGGCAATCCACTTCGAATAAACCGTCTAGTCATTCAGAAAGGCGACGACCGCCAGCTCGTTTATTACTGGTTCCAGCAAAGGGGGCGCAATCTGACCAATGAATATAGTGTGAAGTGGTACCTGTTCTGGGACGCTCTCACGCTCAATCGTACCGACGGTGCTCTGGTTCGACTCACAACCTATCTTCCGAGGGGAGAGGATCTCGCAAAGGGCGAGGCGCGCCTTGACGCGTTCCTGAGTGTCCTTCAGCCGCAATTGAGTCGCTATATCCCGGATTAG
- a CDS encoding glycosyltransferase family 4 protein, with protein MQLFVLFLTTLFLAMVLVAALIKLSAPLGLVDIPDARKVHASAIPRVGGIGMVIATIVALLLEFELDERFRVCLLGAVILSVFGLLDDRYDLNYKTKFLGQFVAVLVVVVFGDVVIRRLCFFDSGPLPDVVAYPLTVLFLLGTTNAMNLADGLDGLAAGLSILSLACIAFLADLADGQQTIATAVAILGAILGFLRYNTHPAIVFMGDTGSQFLGFSAGVLAVLLTQKVNTALSGSLPLLIVGLPIIDTLQVMSQRIFKGVSPFKPDRNHFHHKLLALGFDHYEAVLATYAVQATCILLAYFLRYESDLLVLVVYLTLFGAVAAFVPLARAFHWRLRRAHQGEASFLTQKLNLILEKAWLDKTAYQTTRLTVPMFLVGTAASMDEENLDQIAVFAAGILLAWLVWLAARLPGAGFIERMAVYSSVILVVYLAQTVGFEYSEADRWFNYVIVFLAVIVAVGVRFSGRYFSLTPSDFLVMFVLLAAANLPVFNQVNYAKIAVQSAILLYGVEYVLRRGGGTVWAVRCGGILALLSLACRVVI; from the coding sequence ATGCAACTTTTTGTGCTGTTTTTGACCACCTTGTTTCTGGCCATGGTTTTGGTGGCGGCATTGATCAAGCTGTCCGCGCCGCTCGGTTTGGTGGATATTCCGGATGCCCGGAAAGTCCACGCTTCGGCGATTCCACGGGTGGGCGGGATCGGTATGGTTATCGCAACGATTGTTGCGCTGCTCTTGGAATTCGAGCTCGATGAGAGATTTCGGGTCTGTCTTCTTGGCGCGGTAATCCTAAGTGTGTTCGGCTTGTTGGACGATCGGTACGATCTCAATTACAAGACGAAGTTTCTGGGGCAATTTGTGGCCGTTTTGGTGGTGGTCGTTTTCGGCGATGTCGTGATCCGCCGCCTGTGTTTTTTCGATTCCGGGCCATTACCCGATGTCGTGGCCTATCCGCTGACGGTATTGTTTCTGCTCGGCACGACGAATGCCATGAATCTGGCCGACGGTTTGGATGGGCTCGCCGCCGGACTCAGTATTCTCAGTTTGGCTTGTATCGCTTTTCTCGCTGATCTGGCCGACGGTCAGCAAACGATCGCGACAGCTGTTGCCATATTAGGCGCAATTTTGGGGTTTCTGCGCTATAACACCCATCCTGCCATTGTGTTCATGGGGGATACGGGTAGCCAGTTTTTGGGTTTTTCTGCCGGCGTTCTCGCCGTGTTGCTCACGCAGAAGGTGAATACGGCACTTAGCGGCTCGTTGCCGTTGCTGATCGTGGGATTGCCGATCATCGACACCTTGCAGGTCATGTCGCAGCGCATATTTAAAGGGGTGTCGCCGTTCAAGCCGGATCGCAATCATTTTCACCACAAACTTCTGGCCTTGGGTTTCGATCATTACGAAGCGGTGTTGGCAACCTATGCGGTCCAGGCGACGTGCATTCTGCTCGCCTATTTTTTGCGTTATGAGTCCGACTTGCTGGTTTTGGTGGTCTATTTGACCCTGTTTGGCGCTGTTGCAGCATTTGTTCCACTGGCACGGGCGTTCCACTGGCGTTTGCGCCGTGCCCACCAAGGCGAGGCGTCATTTCTGACCCAAAAATTGAATTTGATCTTAGAGAAAGCCTGGCTCGACAAAACGGCGTATCAGACGACCCGTCTCACCGTACCCATGTTCCTGGTGGGAACCGCCGCTTCGATGGATGAGGAAAATCTGGACCAGATTGCGGTGTTTGCCGCCGGAATTCTGCTGGCGTGGCTGGTTTGGCTAGCGGCGCGTCTTCCAGGCGCAGGTTTCATCGAGCGCATGGCCGTTTATTCAAGTGTAATACTGGTGGTGTATCTCGCCCAAACGGTCGGATTCGAGTACTCGGAGGCAGACCGCTGGTTCAATTATGTCATCGTCTTTCTGGCCGTCATCGTGGCGGTGGGCGTACGCTTTTCGGGCCGCTATTTCTCGCTGACACCTTCGGATTTCCTGGTCATGTTCGTGCTTCTGGCTGCTGCGAATCTACCCGTTTTCAACCAGGTTAATTACGCCAAGATCGCTGTTCAGTCGGCAATCCTGCTATATGGTGTCGAATATGTTCTGCGCCGCGGCGGGGGAACTGTTTGGGCCGTACGGTGCGGCGGCATTCTGGCGCTACTTTCCTTAGCTTGCCGAGTAGTCATTTGA
- a CDS encoding polysaccharide pyruvyl transferase family protein: protein MRVKLLTYHFSDNYGALFQAYALREWFRRRNISAEFINYHPRYVEEGGSFDQPLNPRKWKKNLTIAYLKVSNFIWSLFGSRQQKIAFDEFRRDYLGIDGQRLFDATELQSIAAADLLVCGSDQIWNPSVQKGLDPVYFLDFDGAGQARRVSYAASFGKSSLPTQYHATARKFVSALDAISVREQSGVDIVRAVSGREAICVPDPTILLRDFRDLLDEDHPSGDVFIFCYALRTAKIIRDVAEYLAKIKGIKLISPRSARQRWRDIGSGVQPGPVEWLRLLNSSAIVVTNSFHGIALSLVLNRPFLAVALPGRKSALNERASNLLSLVGLSTRVVTSTAPEAIDAALNAEIDWLDVNKRLTDLSEIGARFLETQLAALAKQEGQIQSYGESIARRV, encoded by the coding sequence GTGAGAGTAAAACTACTTACGTATCATTTTAGCGATAACTATGGGGCGCTTTTTCAGGCCTATGCCCTAAGGGAATGGTTTCGAAGAAGAAATATCTCAGCTGAATTTATTAATTATCACCCTAGATACGTCGAGGAAGGCGGCAGTTTTGATCAACCACTTAATCCGCGAAAATGGAAGAAGAATTTAACAATTGCGTATCTTAAGGTGTCCAATTTTATCTGGTCGCTTTTTGGAAGCAGGCAGCAAAAAATCGCATTTGACGAATTCCGTCGTGACTATCTTGGTATAGATGGGCAGCGATTGTTCGATGCCACCGAGTTACAGAGCATAGCTGCAGCTGATCTCCTGGTTTGCGGCAGCGATCAGATTTGGAACCCTTCCGTTCAGAAGGGACTCGATCCGGTTTATTTTCTGGATTTTGATGGGGCAGGTCAGGCACGACGGGTTTCCTATGCGGCAAGTTTCGGCAAGTCGTCCTTGCCCACTCAATATCACGCTACAGCGCGGAAATTCGTTTCAGCGTTAGATGCCATTTCGGTACGTGAGCAAAGCGGCGTCGACATTGTACGAGCTGTATCGGGGCGCGAGGCGATATGTGTGCCAGACCCTACGATCTTGCTCCGTGATTTTCGAGATCTTCTTGATGAGGATCACCCATCGGGCGATGTATTCATATTTTGTTATGCGCTAAGAACAGCCAAAATTATTCGCGATGTTGCCGAATATCTTGCGAAGATAAAAGGCATCAAACTGATTAGTCCACGATCGGCTCGGCAAAGATGGCGAGATATCGGGAGTGGCGTTCAGCCCGGGCCGGTGGAATGGCTGCGCCTGCTCAATTCGTCAGCCATCGTGGTCACAAATTCATTTCACGGTATCGCGCTGAGTTTGGTTCTTAACCGCCCGTTTCTGGCGGTGGCGTTGCCCGGTCGTAAGAGTGCTCTGAACGAGCGCGCATCCAATCTCCTATCTCTTGTGGGTTTATCAACTCGGGTGGTTACCAGTACCGCGCCAGAGGCGATTGACGCCGCTTTAAATGCTGAAATCGATTGGCTCGATGTGAATAAGAGACTGACTGATCTTAGCGAGATAGGGGCGCGTTTTCTGGAGACACAGTTGGCTGCATTGGCTAAACAGGAAGGTCAAATACAATCTTATGGCGAATCTATTGCAAGACGTGTTTGA
- a CDS encoding Coenzyme F420 hydrogenase/dehydrogenase, beta subunit C-terminal domain produces MANLLQDVFEHAGSRRSEPGISDVLDGGYCAGCGACAAVSGKSMQLNEFGEYLPDTVPDGDQTRAVCPFLRPDLNEDALAERLLPECANYSRELGRFDRIFAAHVLEGTFRSEGSSGGVGSWIGVELLRRGEIDGVIHVLPVSRKNAEDPFFRYGISVTEDELRRGAHSHYHVVEISEVMQQARTAGKRFLFIGVPCMVKAVRRLQLADEVLRANIPYVVSLICGHLKSVNWSLSLGWAAGLTPEEMAEISFRVKSEKIPAKAYYYRVRAHGEREGRVLNSAEVTGGKFNMGAMMLNACDYCDDVVGETADLSIGDAWLPRYAFDWRGKNMLIVRNPHLSSLLVKAADESRLHLELMTPSEAAKAQSGGFRHRREGLRYRLALADSKGKWVPVKRIFSDRKPLPHRRLIYGLRQHCAAESRRAFRKALTHRDFSLYTRHMEWRFKLLRLLEIMIATPRILSVRLQRVKLRLQK; encoded by the coding sequence ATGGCGAATCTATTGCAAGACGTGTTTGAGCACGCAGGATCCAGGCGGTCGGAACCAGGTATTTCGGATGTGCTGGATGGCGGATATTGTGCCGGTTGTGGCGCTTGTGCGGCAGTCTCCGGTAAGTCAATGCAGCTAAATGAATTTGGCGAATATCTGCCCGATACCGTTCCCGATGGGGACCAGACACGTGCTGTCTGTCCCTTTCTGCGGCCTGATTTGAATGAGGATGCGCTGGCGGAACGACTCCTGCCCGAATGCGCAAATTATTCTCGAGAGTTGGGGCGTTTCGACCGGATTTTTGCTGCCCATGTCCTCGAAGGGACTTTTCGTTCAGAAGGTAGCTCGGGAGGAGTAGGCAGCTGGATTGGAGTCGAATTGCTGCGACGAGGCGAAATTGATGGAGTCATCCATGTATTGCCCGTCTCTCGAAAAAATGCGGAAGATCCGTTTTTCCGTTACGGAATCAGCGTGACCGAGGACGAACTGCGTAGAGGTGCACATTCGCATTATCACGTTGTCGAGATTTCCGAGGTAATGCAACAGGCGCGAACAGCCGGAAAGCGGTTTCTCTTTATCGGCGTGCCCTGCATGGTAAAAGCCGTTCGCCGGTTACAACTGGCTGACGAAGTGTTGCGCGCCAATATCCCTTATGTCGTTTCGTTGATTTGCGGGCACTTGAAGAGCGTCAACTGGTCGTTGTCCTTGGGTTGGGCAGCCGGCCTGACGCCCGAAGAAATGGCCGAAATCAGCTTTCGCGTAAAGAGCGAGAAGATACCCGCCAAGGCATATTATTACCGCGTGCGCGCCCATGGCGAACGGGAAGGGCGGGTACTCAATTCAGCTGAGGTCACGGGGGGCAAGTTCAATATGGGCGCGATGATGTTGAATGCTTGCGATTACTGTGACGACGTCGTCGGTGAAACCGCCGATTTATCAATCGGGGACGCTTGGCTTCCGCGTTATGCATTCGACTGGCGGGGCAAAAACATGCTGATCGTTCGAAATCCGCATTTGTCGTCGCTTCTAGTTAAAGCTGCCGATGAGAGCCGTTTGCACCTTGAACTGATGACACCATCCGAAGCGGCTAAAGCACAATCGGGCGGATTTCGGCATCGCCGGGAGGGATTACGCTATCGTTTGGCACTTGCTGACTCTAAAGGGAAATGGGTGCCGGTAAAAAGAATATTCTCGGACCGGAAACCGTTACCGCATCGGCGCCTGATTTACGGGTTAAGGCAGCACTGTGCTGCGGAGTCGCGTCGTGCCTTTCGGAAAGCTCTCACCCATCGAGACTTCAGTTTGTATACACGGCACATGGAGTGGCGTTTTAAACTTTTAAGGCTGCTCGAAATCATGATCGCAACGCCTCGGATATTGTCCGTTCGTCTCCAACGAGTAAAGTTGCGGCTCCAAAAATGA
- a CDS encoding putative colanic acid biosynthesis acetyltransferase, with protein MNTKAQRLYVDDLGLRDKFRRLVWHFAYVLFVRPTPKFGFNRWRLFIYRLFGASIGTGCKIAPDCMVWAPWNLEMADYVALAAGVDCYNVAPIRLGSYSTVSQRAFLCTASHDIGTLARPLIYKPIGIEEHAWICAEAFIGPGVTVGPGAVVGARAVVMRDVAGWSVMAGNPARLISTRELKGGHEQAR; from the coding sequence ATGAACACCAAGGCTCAGCGGCTGTATGTAGATGACTTAGGACTTAGAGATAAATTTCGCCGCCTGGTTTGGCACTTCGCTTATGTGCTGTTTGTTCGCCCAACGCCGAAATTCGGTTTTAATCGCTGGAGATTGTTCATCTACCGTCTGTTCGGTGCAAGTATCGGTACTGGCTGCAAAATCGCGCCTGACTGCATGGTATGGGCGCCATGGAACCTCGAAATGGCCGACTATGTCGCGTTGGCGGCCGGAGTTGATTGCTACAACGTTGCACCGATTCGACTGGGCTCCTATTCAACGGTCAGTCAACGTGCGTTTCTTTGCACGGCATCTCACGATATCGGCACGCTGGCGCGGCCATTAATTTACAAACCCATCGGTATTGAGGAACATGCTTGGATTTGCGCAGAAGCCTTCATAGGGCCGGGCGTAACCGTCGGACCCGGTGCAGTGGTGGGAGCAAGGGCTGTGGTAATGCGAGATGTTGCCGGTTGGTCGGTGATGGCCGGAAATCCCGCGCGATTGATTAGTACGCGCGAACTGAAGGGTGGGCATGAGCAGGCTCGGTGA
- a CDS encoding class II fumarate hydratase, whose translation MNQNAFRIEKDSMGELQVPADALYAAQTQRAVENFPISGLKMPPAFIAAVALVKQCAARVNKDLGLLERGIAEAIEQATQDVIDGRYADQFPVDVFQTGSGTSTNMNVNEVIATLASRSSGQSVGANDHVNMSQSSNDVIPTAIHVSAALAVNTQLIPALEHLQATIAYKAQSLEQIVKTGRTHLMDAMPLTLGQELSAWALQIQNGVERLRAALPRIYKLAQGGTAVGTGINAHPEFAIKIAEALADATGLPFAPNVSFFESLSCQDAAVELSGQMKTVAVSLMKIANDLRWMNSGPLAGLGEIELPALQPGSSIMPGKVNPVIPEAVCMVAAQTIGNDATITIAGQSGSFQLNVMLPVIAYNLLQSIDILANVSRQLADKAIADFTVRTDNMQKALAFNPILVTALNPVIGYLKAAEIAKAAYKQQRPIIDVAAEMTGIPRTELAVLLDPAKLTEGGIQG comes from the coding sequence ATGAACCAAAACGCTTTCCGCATCGAAAAAGACAGCATGGGCGAACTGCAGGTGCCGGCCGACGCTCTTTATGCCGCCCAAACTCAACGCGCGGTCGAAAATTTTCCGATCAGCGGGCTCAAAATGCCGCCGGCCTTCATCGCGGCCGTAGCCCTGGTGAAACAATGCGCTGCCCGGGTCAATAAAGACTTGGGCCTGTTGGAGCGCGGTATTGCCGAGGCTATCGAGCAAGCGACTCAGGACGTCATCGACGGTCGCTACGCCGACCAGTTCCCGGTTGATGTATTCCAGACCGGTTCCGGCACCAGCACCAACATGAACGTCAACGAAGTGATCGCCACCCTTGCCTCACGAAGCAGCGGACAGAGCGTTGGCGCAAACGACCATGTCAACATGAGTCAAAGCAGCAACGACGTCATTCCCACTGCAATCCACGTCAGCGCCGCTCTTGCCGTCAATACACAGCTCATCCCCGCGCTGGAGCACTTGCAGGCCACGATAGCCTACAAAGCACAATCGCTCGAGCAGATCGTCAAGACCGGGCGCACCCATCTCATGGATGCCATGCCCCTGACCCTCGGCCAGGAGTTGTCCGCCTGGGCGCTGCAAATTCAAAACGGCGTCGAGCGCCTGCGCGCCGCTTTACCACGCATTTACAAACTCGCGCAAGGCGGCACCGCGGTTGGTACGGGCATCAACGCCCATCCCGAATTCGCGATAAAAATCGCGGAGGCACTGGCCGACGCAACGGGCTTGCCGTTCGCTCCCAATGTCTCGTTTTTTGAAAGTCTGAGTTGTCAGGACGCTGCGGTGGAATTGTCCGGCCAGATGAAAACCGTGGCGGTCAGCCTGATGAAAATCGCCAATGACCTTCGCTGGATGAACTCAGGCCCCCTCGCCGGCCTCGGCGAAATCGAACTCCCTGCCCTGCAGCCCGGGAGTTCCATCATGCCGGGCAAGGTCAATCCGGTGATCCCGGAAGCGGTGTGTATGGTCGCGGCACAAACCATCGGCAACGATGCCACCATTACCATCGCCGGCCAATCCGGTTCGTTCCAGCTCAATGTCATGCTGCCGGTCATCGCCTACAACCTGCTTCAGAGCATCGATATCCTGGCAAACGTCTCGCGTCAGTTGGCGGACAAGGCGATCGCCGATTTCACCGTGCGCACGGACAACATGCAGAAAGCTCTAGCCTTCAATCCCATCCTGGTTACCGCATTGAATCCCGTGATCGGTTATCTGAAAGCGGCGGAGATCGCCAAGGCAGCCTACAAACAGCAACGGCCGATCATCGATGTGGCTGCCGAAATGACCGGGATTCCACGCACGGAACTGGCCGTACTTCTTGATCCGGCGAAGCTGACGGAGGGAGGGATACAGGGGTGA
- a CDS encoding glutaredoxin family protein: MIRLILYGTHGCHLCEDAETMLSNVIQAHGAEIRIETIDIAEIPGLEYRYGLRIPVLQEFHSGAELGWPFDEERVSVFLRSLA, encoded by the coding sequence TTGATCCGACTGATACTTTACGGAACACATGGCTGCCACTTGTGCGAAGACGCAGAAACCATGCTGTCTAACGTGATTCAGGCGCATGGCGCAGAGATTCGGATCGAAACGATAGACATTGCCGAGATACCCGGGTTGGAATACCGCTATGGCCTGAGAATTCCGGTACTGCAGGAATTCCATTCCGGCGCCGAACTCGGCTGGCCGTTCGACGAAGAACGGGTCTCGGTTTTTCTACGAAGCCTGGCGTAA